In Primulina eburnea isolate SZY01 chromosome 5, ASM2296580v1, whole genome shotgun sequence, a single window of DNA contains:
- the LOC140831814 gene encoding stearoyl-[acyl-carrier-protein] 9-desaturase, chloroplastic-like, which yields MALTTNLAFTSYKMMSSFPDADIRSSRRVSMASTIHSSSVEVTNLKEPFTPPRNVLNQVTRFMPPEKGEIINGLNDWVENNILVMLKDVEKSWQPSDYLPDYTSEGYEDQVKELRERTKEIPDDFFVALVGHMITEEALPTYQTFVSNFDGIRDDTGVNPTPLAAWFRGWTAEENRHGDLLNRYLYLSGRVDMKQIEKTIQYLIGSGMDVRTENNTYHGIIYVSFQERATFISHGNTARLAKKYGDTKLAQICGVIASDEKRHETAYTRIVEKVFEIDPDDMVRSFADMMKKKIVMPAHMMYDGVDKNLFINFSAVGQQIGVYTTRDYTDIMEYLVDRWGVEKLTGLSDEGRKAQEYLCGLVPRFRKLEERAQAQANQASDSVPFSWIFGRKI from the exons ATGGCACTTACAACTAATCTTGCTTTCACTTCCTACAAGATGATGTCTTCTTTTCCTGATGCTGATATCAGATCTTCCCGCAGAGTTTCCATGGCGTCGACAATTCATTCTTCTTCAGT GGAGGTGACAAACCTAAAAGAACCATTCACTCCCCCGAGAAATGTACTCAACCAAGTGACTCGTTTCATGCCACCAGAAAAAGGTGAGATAATAAATGGGCTGAATGATTGGGTTGAAAACAATATCTTGGTGATGCTAAAAGACGTCGAGAAATCTTGGCAGCCGAGTGACTATTTGCCCGACTACACTTCCGAAGGATACGAAGATCAGGTCAAAGAACTGAGGGAGAGAACCAAAGAGATCCCAGATGACTTTTTTGTTGCATTGGTTGGTCACATGATTACGGAGGAAGCACTTCCAACTTATCAGACATTTGTTAGCAATTTTGATGGAATCAGAGATGATACTGGTGTTAACCCCACGCCTTTGGCTGCTTGGTTCCGAGGGTGGACTGCAGAAGAGAACCGTCACGGCGATCTTCTCAATCGATATCTTTATCTTTCAGGGCGCGTTGATATGAAACAAATCGAGAAAACCATACAATATTTGATCGGTTCTGGGAtg GATGTACGCACGGAGAACAACACATATCATGGAATTATCTACGTTTCATTTCAAGAAAGGGCAACTTTCATATCTCATGGAAACACTGCTAGGCTTGCCAAAAAATATGGggatacaaaactggctcagatTTGTGGGGTTATTGCCTCAGATGAGAAACGCCATGAAACTGCCTACACCAGAATTGTCGAGAAGGTTTTTGAGATCGATCCCGATGACATGGTTAGGTCTTTCGCTGAcatgatgaagaagaaaatcgtAATGCCAGCCCATATGATGTATGACGGTGTGGATAAAAATCTTTTCATAAACTTCTCAGCCGTCGGACAACAGATTGGAGTTTACACTACCAGGGACTATACAGACATTATGGAATACTTAGTGGACAGATGGGGTGTGGAGAAGTTGACAGGCCTCTCAGACGAGGGGCGTAAAGCACAAGAATATTTGTGTGGGTTAGTTCCAAGGTTCAGGAAGTTAGAAGAGAGGGCACAAGCACAGGCAAATCAAGCATCGGACAGTGTTCCCTTTAGTTGGATATTTGGTAGAAAGATTTGA